The window CTTGCTGCCCCAGACGTTTTTCCAGCATTTTAACCATAAACTCAATGCCGATAAGCTGGGGACATAAATCATCGTGCAGGGACATGGCTATTTTCTGACGTTCATTCTGGGAAATATCCAGGATTTCACGCTCAAGCCGCCGGGATTCCGTAATATCCTCCATGGCCCCCAGGATACAGGCCTCTTCCCACAAGGTGACACCTTCCCCTGAAATCAGGCCCTGGCGCAACAGTCCTGATGCAGTTAAAAAAACCATCTCGCGATTAACCACAGCCCGCCGTTTTTTAATGTCGCCTAACAAAATCCTGCCTTCTTGCCGATTTTGGAAAAAAGCAAGGGTTAAAAGTTCCTGGCCGACCAGATCCAACAGATTGTGGCCGGTGATTTTCAAAAAACTGTCGTTGACATTAAGAATTTTGCTGCTGTCAAGGGTAGCAATAAACATGCCCGATGGACTGGAGCGAAACGCCTTGGAAAACATCTCTTCGGAGAGTTTTAAAGCCTGCTCATTTCTTTTCCTTTGCAAAATCTCTTCCTGAAGCTTTCTGGAGGAGCGTTCAAGTGTATCCATAAAACGGTTGAAATAACCGGCAAGCTGGCCAATCTCATCTTTGGACGTTACCGGCATACGTACGCTGAAATCACCGGATGCGCCCTGATCAAACCTGGTCATCAGTGCACGCAAGGGTCTTACCACCGACGCATTGATCCAGAATGAAAAAGCAAAAACCAGAAAAGATATCAGGACCACAATGGCAACAATAACGGTTTTTACTGTGTTCAAAGGAGCGTAAATTTCATCCAGGAGACTGGTGGAAACGACGATCCAGTCATATTCGGGAATATAGTTAAAGATGGCCAGTTTTTTCCGGGGAAACGAATCCCCCGGATTTTTCCAGGAGTAGATAATTCGCCCTGTTTTCATCCGGCATATGGCTTGTACCCATAAATTTCCATCCCGGTCTCTGTCATCATAGTAGTTACCGCTGATATGGGGATGGACAATCACGTTTCCTTTGCTGTCTATGATATACGTGTATCCGCTTTTGCCAAATTTAAGTTTCAGGATACTGTCACGAAAATCATCCACATTGATAAGTTCCCTGAACTCTTCCCTGTACGAGGAAACCGCAATGATCCAGTCCCAGGGTTCAAAATACGACATATACATAGCTTTGGGTCGTTTCTCCCGTTCTCCGGGATTCTTCCATTCATATTCCAGATAACCCCGTTTTTTTTGAATCATTAGGCGGACAAATTCTCTGTCCATAAAGCGCTTTCCGGCAACGTCGGGCTGGGGGTGTTCGGCTGCGATCCCCTGGGAGCTGACACAAAAAATATATCCCGTACGGCCAATGGTCTGGGAAAACAGCAATTTTCTGCAAAGAACCTTGGCGTCTGATTCTGTCAGCGCACCATTCATGGTCTGTTTATATATGGCTGCCACAATCTCCTTGTTTTTTTCGGCCACGGCACGCAAATGATTTTTAATGGAGGTAGAAGCTGCAGTTTCCACCATGTTTCCGATGGAAAGAGTGGCATTGGTCAGTTCACTTTCAATGTGGGCCTGTATGGTTTTTTGAACCTGAAAAATAATAATGATACCACCAACGAGAAGTGCTGACAGAAAGGCAATGGTATATGCTCCCAGCAATTTTGACCGGATTCTAAGGTTGTTGACAAATTCAATGATTTTGGTCATGCAAAATAAAAAACCTTATAACATGCTAAACCAAAGGGACAAACCATAAGCTCATAAAAATTAAATTATGAACATTTATCAGGCCATATCACCAAAGTCCAACTGATTTTATCTTGAGTTGATGAGGAAAATCTAACCTTATGATAAGGTACAAAATAAAAAACATTGACAATGAGGACTGTCTTGGGTAGTATCCGACTTCGTTTGTGGGCCATTAGCTCAATTGGTAGAGCAACTGACTCTTAATCAGTAGGTCCTGGGTTCGACTCCCCGATGGCCCACCACCACAGCAATAAGGCTTTCAGCGTTTTTCGGTGAAAGCTTTTTTTGTTTGATTTTGCGATTTGCCCCCACATAGCCCCCACTTTTTAAAGCATGGGGGCTATTTTATTTTACCACTCACCTCAAAAATGGGGTTAGGATCTGGTGTGGGGCGTCTAAAAAATTGCATTTTAGGTGTTTTTACTTCTCCGATTTTTGGCACTATTGATAATGCAGAAATTTACTTTCTTGCCAAATTTTATTTTTGACTTCATATTATGAATTTTTATCTGAAAATGAGGTTCTTATGAGTGTAGTTTCAAAATTAAAAAAAGTCGTTCAGCCTGGAAAGAAAAAGCTGTCGAATGGAATAGTGAGCTCAAATATCAACGAGCCGAGGTGAAGCGGCTTAAAGCTGACCGAAACAAATATAAAGCAGAACTTCAAGAGATGAAGCGGCAATTAGCTGAAGATCAAAAAAAACAGCCTGCCGTCCCCTCAAAATAAAAATGGTTGGTTTTCATCGCTTTGAGGCTGCTTCTAATTGGGCATATTGGATTCAGGGCTGTATCCAGAGTCCTTTCCATTTTGGCGCCATATTTGGGAATAGACTGCAAGACGCCCTGTCCCCAAACGATCATCAATTGGGTGACTCGCTATTCATGTGCAAAAATATGGAAATACTGCGCAGACAGCGGTCCGTCTTCACTTGTTATTGAAAATAACAAACTTATGAATGGTGCAATTTGGATCGTCGACGAATCAATTGGTTTGGGAATCGGTAAAATCCTCACTGTTCTTGAATTAAAAATTGATCACCATAGCACGCATGAAGGCCCACCCACTCTCAAAGATGTAAATTGTATCGCGATTTCAGTGGCAAGGTCATGGACTGGAGAGACTATTGCAGACTTTTTACAAGAAATAATTCATATTACAGGAAAACCGGCTTCCTTTTTAAAAGATGGCGGAACGAATTTGGAGAAAGGTGTCAGGCTTCTCAATGAAAGAGGACTTTTCTGTCATTCTATCGATGATGTATCCCATGTCGTTGCCAATCTTTTGAAAAAGGAATACACAAAACATCCTTCATATGCCCGAAAGTTCAAACTGGTGGAGTCGTTCTTTAGAAAAAATCAGGTACAAGTTGACCGGAGAATGTTATAGTTAAAGCCGCAATGAGAGGTTTTGAGATGCGACTTTAGCTTGACCATAGATCAAATTGTATCGGAGAAGATTATGGGAGTTAAAGTCAGAGAAAAAGATAAAGGATCTGGTGAATGGTGGATATTCATAAACCACCAGGGGAAGAGAAAAGCAAAGAAGGTTGGGCGGTCTAAGAAAGTTGCAGAGAATGTTGCCAAGCAGATCGAAGCGAAGCTGACACTTGGCGATGCCGGCCTGCTTGACAAGGAAAAGGATGAAGAAGAAAGTGTACCCTCTTTTTCAGATTATGCTGGCATTTGGATAAAAACAATAATACCAGCAACATGCAAACCATCAACAGTTATTGGATATCAGATCCTTCTAGACAACCATGTTTTACCGGTGTTTGGGAAAAAACAGGTAGCAGACATCAGTCGGATGATGGTCAAAACTTTTTTGATGAAAAAAGTTGACTCCGGCCTAGCTATCAGCACGGTATCTTATATGAAAAGCTGCATATCTGGGGTGTTGAATGCTGCGATTGATGATGAAGTGCTAACGGTGAATCCAGCTCAACGTTTGGGGAAACTCTTCAAGAAAAGGAATACCAAGGACGAAATTAAGCCCTATACAAAGGAAGAGCTGTCAATTCTGCTGAAAGCGTTTCAGGATTTTTATCCGCGGCATTATCCAATGGTACTAACGTTGGCAAGGACGGGGATGAGAATCGGGAAGTGACGGCACTTAAGTGGAAAGATATCGACTTTGATAATAGACTG is drawn from uncultured Desulfobacter sp. and contains these coding sequences:
- a CDS encoding cache domain-containing protein — its product is MTKIIEFVNNLRIRSKLLGAYTIAFLSALLVGGIIIIFQVQKTIQAHIESELTNATLSIGNMVETAASTSIKNHLRAVAEKNKEIVAAIYKQTMNGALTESDAKVLCRKLLFSQTIGRTGYIFCVSSQGIAAEHPQPDVAGKRFMDREFVRLMIQKKRGYLEYEWKNPGEREKRPKAMYMSYFEPWDWIIAVSSYREEFRELINVDDFRDSILKLKFGKSGYTYIIDSKGNVIVHPHISGNYYDDRDRDGNLWVQAICRMKTGRIIYSWKNPGDSFPRKKLAIFNYIPEYDWIVVSTSLLDEIYAPLNTVKTVIVAIVVLISFLVFAFSFWINASVVRPLRALMTRFDQGASGDFSVRMPVTSKDEIGQLAGYFNRFMDTLERSSRKLQEEILQRKRNEQALKLSEEMFSKAFRSSPSGMFIATLDSSKILNVNDSFLKITGHNLLDLVGQELLTLAFFQNRQEGRILLGDIKKRRAVVNREMVFLTASGLLRQGLISGEGVTLWEEACILGAMEDITESRRLEREILDISQNERQKIAMSLHDDLCPQLIGIEFMVKMLEKRLGQQGSGLKEDTERTHKIRELILDAIEKTRNLSRGLSPVNLEDRRFDDSLEDLVRYVKNVFRIECALDSMPDQGISPLFKDNNIATHVYYIAHEAVHNAAKHADCTRIRICLDKYQGRIRLTITDNGSGFDPAISHTGLGIRIMSYRAARIGGKLSIDRAGQTGTRVCLELPVLGDQL
- a CDS encoding site-specific integrase; the encoded protein is MGVKVREKDKGSGEWWIFINHQGKRKAKKVGRSKKVAENVAKQIEAKLTLGDAGLLDKEKDEEESVPSFSDYAGIWIKTIIPATCKPSTVIGYQILLDNHVLPVFGKKQVADISRMMVKTFLMKKVDSGLAISTVSYMKSCISGVLNAAIDDEVLTVNPAQRLGKLFKKRNTKDEIKPYTKEELSILLKAFQDFYPRHYPMVLTLARTGMRIGK